A genomic stretch from Helianthus annuus cultivar XRQ/B chromosome 1, HanXRQr2.0-SUNRISE, whole genome shotgun sequence includes:
- the LOC110929180 gene encoding uncharacterized protein LOC110929180, which produces MGHPRLRDRPLSLNNDNTPSQIRHRAGGRSAISPLTPATSAVPCPSSCISLNSNVPVCSPQNQMRNRAYGQYQDENTQGRVQSYWDCGDADHVCSHCDAMVWYAERTLKHFAPSVPRFSLCCGEGNVILPLLMNPPQPLLSLLNHNSEPRSSVYRDHIKVFNSLFSMTSTGGRVCSELNDSRGPYAFRLNGHNHHRIGSLLPNHDDGRPRFAQLYIYDTAHEIDNRFYALRNCVPSSSDESIFHSLVVDLLAMLDENNVLVQAFRMARERFDDSSRQPVRLRLLGTRNTQARQYNLPTASEVAALIPSDGNPTDSRDILIQEQDTYTTKRISELHPSYMSLQYPLLFPYGKDGYHPNIPLSRNTSAKRKSISLREYYRYRLHVRDTEARTLHLSGRLFQTYVVDAYSAVLESELDWYRRNQATIRSDLYNGLYDHAFIYTIEFQKRGLPHCHALLFLEPADKIGTTEDIDRYISAELPSELQDPAAFAVISKQMMHGPCGEVNPSSPCMHNQKCTKGYPKNYCDETFIRNDGWPYYKRPNNSRTVRVGSQDIRLDNRYVVPYNRDLLVKYGCHINVEWCNQGMLVKYLFTYLNKGPDRATAVLEGPNSRTSFASLLRNENEIEEYINCRYISAIEACWKLFSFDMNYRSVAVERLPFHEEAQRSTSAFSKFTAWMEANRNHPEGRNLTYVEYPTHYTWHEKDRQWMPRYGGNTIGRIYHVNPSMGEKYYLRLLLNVVRGPRSFKEIRTVDGVEYPNYMLACKALSLLGDDVEWVEAIREAYQWKLGNQLRELFVTILLFCTVSDQSKLFYDCLEYLSEDVAFKQRALLGNQLVVFTDEEILNYTLLEINSILNNHNKSLADFPTLPQLDPHLTDDGSNGLIIAEKTYNVQEEAVKFNELHSGLNAIQSGGTAKTYLWRTLIACLRSRRKIVLSVASSGIASMLLPGGRTAHSRFRIPIDIENDSCCSIDYGSNLAQLINAADLIIWDEAPLQHRYAFEAVDRTFRDVCRDNMVDARHRVFGGKVVVLGGDFRQILPVVPHAPRSQIVASVVNKSDTIWNACKVFHLTTNMRLNNPNISGDSLEKMKTFSNWILAMGAGRLPTISLVGEDEPTWIKMPNDLLIPVFENPIGAVVSNTFPDILERVNDIHYLKERCILCPTNDEVDKINLHVLEKMPGELQELLSADEICQSTNNYDEMCALYPPEFLNTLNFSGISNHRLQLKIGAPVILMRNLNLQKGLCNGTRLVVTQISRRVIEAIIITDVFGALRAWGPVNTESSNVQSCNREIRHIVLSDERGNKLNVTLWGKAALKFTDEAIRSYGNNQILVILTGCKVRMFDGGPCLVSTVATELYLNLDFPIVIEAFKNIVVPPVAFTLDDQSNEDMSVVSVFDIYNYIKDGLAKGKMYNVEGTIIGVDLEEDWKYKLAVQLWNQEKEITCVLFDDAANLLLGLTAEQLIIKTLSEGADDPYWIYEFLMDALCARLKFLASP; this is translated from the exons ATGGGTCATCCTCGCTTACGAGATCGGCCACTTTCTTTGAATAATGACAACACACCTTCACAAATTCGTCATCGTGCTGGTGGTAGAAGTGCAATAAGCCCTTTAACTCCAGCAACTTCTGCAGTACCATGTCCCTCAAGTTGTATCAGTTTGAATTCAAACGTCCCTGTATGTTCTCCTCAAAACCAAATGCGAAATCGTGCATATGGCCAGTATCAAGATGAAAACACTCAAG GTCGTGTTCAATCGTACTGGGATTGTGGTGATGCAGATCATGTATGTTCGCATTGTGATGCAATGGTGTGGTATGCAGAACGAACTTTGAAACATTTTGCACCGTCTGTTCCTAGATTCAGCTTATGTTGCGGTGAGGGGAATGTTATTTTACCTTTACTTATGAATCCTCCGCAGCCATTGCTAAGTTTACTGAATCACAATTCTGAGCCACGGTCATCAGTTTATAGAGACCATATCAAAGTTTTTAATTCACTTTTTTCGATGACGTCAACCGGTGGGAGAGTATGTTCGGAATTAAATGATAGTCGTGGTCCGTATGCCTTTCGCTTGAATGGACACAACCATCATAGAATTGGCTCTCTGCTTCCAAATCATGATGATGGTCGGCCTAGATTTGCGCAATTATATATTTATGACACGGCCCATGAAATTGATAATCGCTTTTATGCTTTAAGAAACTGTGTTCCATCATCTTCTGATGAATCCATTTTTCATTCGTTGGTGGTTGACTTGCTGGCCATGCTTGATGAAAATAATGTATTAGTACAAGCGTTTAGGATGGCTAGGGAAAGGTTTGATGATTCGTCTAGGCAACCAGTTAGACTTCGCTTGCTTGGCACACGAAATACACAGGCTCGTCAATATAATTTACCCACAGCTTCCGAAGTGGCTGCATTAATTCCAAGTGATGGTAATCCGACTGACTCGCGTGACATCCTTATTCAAGAGCAAGATACTTATACTACAAAACGCATTTCGGAGCTGCACCCAAGTTACATGTCTTTGCAATATCCGTTGCTCTTTCCTTATGGAAAGGATGGGTACCATCCAAACATTCCCTTATCACGTAATACGTCGGCAAAGAGGAAAAGCATATCTTTAAGGGAATACTATCGGTATCGTTTACATGTTAGGGATACTGAAGCTAGAACGTTGCACTTATCTGGCCGTTTGTTTCAGACGTATGTCGTTGATGCTTATAGTGCTGTTCTGGAGAGTGAATTAGATTGGTATAGGCGAAACCAAGCTACGATTCGTTCAGATCTATATAACGGATTGTATGATCATGCAT TTATTTACACAATTGAATTCCAAAAACGTGGACTTCCGCATTGTCATGCTTTGCTTTTTCTAGAACCTGCGGATAAGATTGGTACAACGGAAGATATTGATAGATATATATCCGCTGAACTTCCTTCTGAATTGCAAGATCCTGCTGCTTTTGCAGTTATTAGCAAGCAAATGATGCATGGACCATGTGGTGAAGTAAATCCATCCAGTCCTTGTATGCATAATCAGAAATGTACGAAAGGGTATCCAAAGAACTATTGTGATGAAACATTTATAAGAAATGATGGGTGGCCCTATTACAAAAGGCCGAACAATTCAAGAACAGTCCGGGTTGGTAGTCAAGATATTAGGCTTGATAATCGATATGTGGTTCCTTATAACCGTGACTTACTTGTCAAATATGGTTGCCATATAAATGTGGAGTGGTGTAACCAGGGTATGTTGGTTAAGTACTTATTCACGTATCTTAACAAAGGTCCAGATCGTGCAACTGCTGTCTTGGAAGGTCCTAACAGTAGAACGTCTTTTGCATCGTTGTTACGAAACGAAAATGAAATTGAAGAATATATAAATTGTCGGTACATTTCAGCGATAGAAGCGTGTTGGAAGCTGTTTTCATTTGACATGAATTACCGTTCAGTTGCGGTTGAAAGACTACCATTCCATGAAGAAG CACAACGATCAACATCTGCCTTTTCTAAGTTCACTGCATGGATGGAGGCAAATCGGAATCACCCAGAGGGTCGGAATTTAACCTACGTTGAGTACCCAACTCATTACACGTGGCATGAAAAGGATAGGCAATGGATGCCAAGGTATGGTGGTAATACTATTGGTCGCATTTATCATGTGAATCCTTCTATGGGTGAGAAGTATTATCTCCGTTTGTTATTAAATGTTGTTCGCGGTCCACGTAGCTTCAAAGAAATTCGTACGGTTGACGGTGTCGAGTATCCAAATTATATGTTAGCTTGTAAAGCACTAAGTTTGCTTGGAGACGATGTTGAATGGGTTGAGGCTATACGTGAAGCCTACCAGTGGAAGTTAGGGAATCAATTGCGTGAGTTGTTTGTGACGATTCTTTTATTCTGCACAGTTAGTGATCAGTCGAAGTTATTTTATGACTGTCTTGAATACTTATCCGAAGATGTTGCTTTCAAACAGAGAGCACTTCTAGGTAACCAACTTGTGGTGTTCACGGATGAGGAGATACTTAACTACACGTTGCTTGAGATAAATTCAATTTTAAACAATCACAACAAATCATTGGCCGACTTTCCAACTCTACCTCAGCTTGATCCTCATTTAACGGATGATGGTTCCAATGGGTTGATTATTGCTGAAAAAACATATAATGTGCAAGAAGAAGCTGTGAAATTCAATGAGCTACATAGCGGGTTAAATGCTATTCAAAG CGGAGGGACAGCTAAAACGTACTTGTGGAGAACACTTATTGCTTGCCTTCGTTCACGTAGGAAAATTGTATTATCCGTTGCATCGTCCGGAATTGCATCTATGTTGTTACCTGGGGGTCGTACCGCACATTCACGGTTTCGCATTCCTATAGATATTGAAAATGATtcatgttgttcgatcgactacgGCAGCAACCTTGCTCAGTTAATCAATGCTGCTGATCTAATAATTTGGGACGAAGCACCTTTACAACACAGGTATGCATTTGAGGCTGTTGACCGAACCTTTAGAGATGTTTGTCGTGATAACATGGTTGACGCTCGGCATCGGGTATTTGGGGGAAAAGTTGTGGTTCTTGGAGGTGATTTTCGTCAAATTTTACCGGTTGTTCCGCATGCCCCACGTAGTCAGATTGTCGCGTCTGTTGTTAACAAGTCAGACACAATATGGAATGCATGTAAGGTATTTCATTTGACGACTAATATGCGCTTAAACAATCCAAATATCAGTGGAGATTCGCTTGAAAAAATGAAAACGTTCAGCAATTGGATCTTGGCCATGGGGGCCGGTCGCTTGCCTACAATTTCATTGGTGGGGGAAGATGAACCTACGTGGATCAAAATGCCTAATGATCTTTTAATCCCGGTTTTTGAAAATCCGATTGGTGCAGTGGTTTCCAATACCTTTCCTGATATTTTAGAGAGAGTCAATGACATTCACTATTTAAAAGAACGCTGCATTTTGTGCCCAACGAATGATGAGGTCGATAAGATCAACCTTCACGTCCTTGAAAAAATGCCAGGTGAACTTCAAGAATTGTTAAGTGCTGATGAAATATGTCAAAGCACAAACAACTATGACGAGATGTGCGCTTTGTATCCACCTGAGTTTCTTAACACGTTGAATTTTTCTGGGATTTCAAACCATAGGTTACAGTTAAAGATCGGTGCACCGGTTATTTTGATGCGCAACTTAAATTTGCAAAAGGGCTTGTGTAATGGTACACGGTTGGTGGTTACACAAATTAGTCGGCGTGTTATTGAGGCAATAATTATTACCG ATGTTTTTGGTGCACTACGCGCATGGGGTCCTGTTAACACTGAATCTTCAAACGTTCAGTCATGTAATCGGGAGATTCGTCACATAGTTTTATCTGATGAGCG TGGCAACAAACTTAATGTTACGTTATGGGGCAAAGCTGCTCTCAAGTTTACTGACGAGGCCATCCGCAGTTATGGAAATAATCAAATTTTGGTTATTTTGACCGGTTGCAAGGTCCGAATGTTCGACG GGGGTCCGTGTTTAGTGTCAACGGTTGCGACTGAACTTTATCTCAATCTGGATTTCCCTATTGTCATTGAGGCCTTCAAAAACAT tgtAGTGCCGCCTGTTGCGTTCACATTGGATGATCAAAGCAACGAGGACATGTCTGTTGTTAGTGTATTTGACATCTATAATTATATTAAAGATGGTCTTGCTAAG GGAAAAATGTACAATGTTGAGGGCACAATAATTGGTGTTGATTTGGAGGAGGATTGGAA GTATAAACTGGCTGTTCAATTATGGAACCAAGAAAAAGAGATTACATGTGTTCTCTTTGACGATGCTGCAAATCTTCTTCTCGGACTTACGGCTGAACAATTGATTATAAAGACCTTATCAGag GGTGCTGATGATCCGTATTGGATATATGAATTTCTGATGGACGCTTTATGTGCTCG ATTGAAATTTCTGGCTTCACCGTAA
- the LOC110938749 gene encoding uncharacterized protein LOC110938749 produces the protein MAMFSTFLYFSSVAVILMLINIETWPINSTSCFLSLPSVAAFMSLNMEQHPGFLLLNMEQQIEDATMDKAVKVASMDNSFLSPIVCKPTNESDKEIDDVEFEASNGGHKDIPSSIEDNQQASICESFYELAKVSKFKRFDKRANALKTWKWDEVIQIDSETEDEEEDVTPVIKRAKHAFVVESNVVG, from the exons ATGGCCATGTTCTCCACCTTCCTATATTTTAGCTCCGTTGCAGTTATACTTATGCTTATAAATATTGAAACCTGGCCGATCAATAGTACATCCTGCTTTCTTTCTTTACCTTCTGTCGCTGCGTTTATGTCGCTGAACATGGAGCAGCATCCTGGGTTTTTGTTGCTGAACATGGAGCAGCAGATTGAAGATGCAACAATGGATAAAGCTGTTAAA GTTGCATCAATGGACAACTCCTTCCTTAGCCCAATCGTGTGTAAACCTACAAATGAATCGGATAAG GAAATTGATGACGTGGAGTTTGAGGCATCGAATGGTGGTCACAAAGACATTCCATCCAGTATCGAGGATAACCAGCAAGCAAGCATCTGTGAATCTTTCTATGAATTGGCAAAA GTTAGCAAGTTTAAGAGATTCGACAAAAGGGCAAATGCTTTAAAGACTTGGAAGTGGGATGAAGTGATACAAATTGATAGTGAAACCGAAGATGAAGAAGAGGATGTTACACCTGTGATAAAAAGAGCTAAGCATGCTTTTGTTGTTGAATCAAATGTTGTTGGGTAG